One segment of Strix aluco isolate bStrAlu1 chromosome 17, bStrAlu1.hap1, whole genome shotgun sequence DNA contains the following:
- the LOC141931326 gene encoding bactericidal permeability-increasing protein-like has translation MSSAPAARSRHRPQGAVGLAGLCLLLLLFACAPAAATNPGIKARLTRRALEFGRRFVLELLQPLLQKEHELNLRGSYDSPVLGTLTYTVPRIRIPELQIENFTVDFAEDVGVKLTVQRARIRLSADWGAQLGAVQDKGSIELHMRDLAVAAVLGVSVDGGGRPTVWSAGCDAHSTDLHVEFHRGHSWFYNLLAPLLQRALRQQLNKQLCIEIRRGIGRLEAALKNVKVSTQLDAFAAIDLSLLGQPAITAQHGDVALKGEFFRVGKWQQRPSSALPVALPVALPAAHEPMLLLAVTEFVANSAAFTYFTAGALRRNLSSDMVPRRFPLQLRTKSLGLFSPQLQELFPDQPMELHLSARRQPQLSCRPDALHGTIFGSAEAFVVLPNATRVPAFLLNIDANVTGKPTITRNRLGGTVRLTGLSVEQVTSHVGPVEVERLETALKFGLWLFGVPWANKRLQAGVSLPVPRGLSLLNPRLSLQEGFVLIATDLHYEP, from the exons ATGTCCTCTGCTCCAGCCGCCAGGTCCCGGCACCGTCCCCAGGGCGCAGTGGGGCTGGCGgggctctgcctcctgctcctgctgttcGCCTGCGCGCCCGCCGCTGCCACCAACCCCGGCATCAAGGCCCGGCTGACCCGGAGGGCGCTGGAATTCG GCCGGCGCTTTGtgctggagctgctccagccGCTGCTGCAGAAGGAGCACGAGCTGAACCTGAGGGGCTCCTACGACAGCCCAGTCCTGGGGACACTCACCTACACCGTGCCCCG GATCCGCATCCCCGAGCTGCAGATCGAGAACTTCACCGTGGACTTTGCCGAGGACGTGGGGGTGAAGCTGACGGTGCAGCGCGCCCGCATCCGCCTCAGTGCCGACTGGGGAGCCCAGCTGGGCGCCGT ccagGACAAGGGCTCCATCGAGCTCCACATGCGTGACCTGGCCGTGGCAGCGGTGCTGGGGGTGAGCGTGGATGGCGGCGGCCGCCCCACAGTGTGGAGCGCCGGCTGCGACGCCCACAGCACCGACCTGCACGTGGAGTTCCACCGTGGACACAG CTGGTTCTACAACCTGCTGGCACCGCTGCTCCAGAGAGCCCTGAGGCAGCAGCTGAACAagcag ctctgcaTCGAGATCCGCAGAGGCATTGGAAGGCTGGAGGCTGCCCTGAAGAATGTGAAAG TGTCCACCCAGCTGGACGCCTTCGCCGCCATCGACCTCTCACTGCTGGGGCAACCAGCCATCACGGCGCAGCATGGCGACGTCGCCCTCAAG GGGGAGTTCTTCAGGGTGGGCAAGTGGCAGCAGAGACCCTCCTCGGCGCTGCCCGTGGCGCTGCCCGTGGCGCTGCCCGCGGCACACGAGCCCATGCTGCTGCTGGCCGTCACCGAGTTCGTCGCCAACTCGGCCGCCTTCACCTACTTCACGGCTGGGGCCCTGCGCAGGAACCTCTCCAGTGACATG GTCCCGCGGCGGTTCCCGCTCCAGCTGAGGACCAAGAGCCTGGGGCTGTTCTCCCCGCAG CTCCAGGAGCTCTTCCCGGACCAGCCCATGGAGCTGCACCTCTCGGCCCGCCGGCAGCCTCAGCTCTCCTGCCGCCCCGACGCCCTGCACGGGACCATTTTCGGCTCTGCTGAGGCCTTCGTGGTGCTGCCCAACGCCACCCGCGTCCCCGCGTTCCTGCTGAACATT GATGCCAACGTGACGGGGAAGCCGACCATCACCAGGAACAGGCTCGGGGGCACCGTGAGGCTGACGGG GCTCAGCGTGGAGCAGGTGACATCTCACGTGGGCCCAGTGGAG GTGGAGAGGCTGGAGACCGCACTGAAGTTCGGGCTGTGGCTTTTTGGGGTGCCCTGGGCAAACA AGCGGCTCCAGGCCGGCGTCTCCCTGCCCGTCCCGCGCGGCCTCAGCCTGCTCAACCCCCGGCTCTCGCTGCAGGAG GGCTTCGTGCTCATCGCCACGGACCTGCACTACGAGCCGTGA
- the BCL2L1 gene encoding bcl-2-like protein 1 → MSSSNRELVIDFVSYKLSQKGYSWSQLEEEDENRTDFAVEDAEMDGVLNGSPSWHPPASHVVNGAAVHRSSLEVHGIVQAADVRQALREAGDEFELRYRRAFSDLTSQLHITPGTAYQSFEQVVNELFRDGVNWGRIVAFFSFGGALCVESVDKEMRVLVGRIVSWMTMYLTDHLDPWIQENGGWERFVDLYGNDAAAEVRKGQETFNKWLLTGATVAGVLLLGSLLSRK, encoded by the exons ATGTCCAGCAGTAACCGGGAGTTAGTGATTGACTTTGTTTCCTACAAGCTCTCGCAGAAGGGATACAGCTGGAgtcagctggaggaggaggatgagaacAGGACTGACTTTGCAGTGGAGGACGCCGAGATGGACGGCGTCCTCAACGGGAGCCCCTCCTGGCACCCGCCCGCCAGCCACGTAGTGAACGGAGCCGCCGTGCACCGGAGCAGCCTCGAAGTCCATGGAATCGTTCAAGCGGCCGATGTGAGGCAGGCGCTGAGAGAGGCGGGGGATGAGTTTGAGTTGAGGTACCGGCGGGCTTTCAGCGACCTCACTTCCCAGCTCCACATCACCCCTGGCACGGCGTATCAGAGCTTTGAGCAGGTAGTGAACGAACTCTTCCGCGATGGAGTGAACTGGGGTCGCATCGTGGCTTTCTTCTCCTTCGGAGGAGCCTTGTGCGTGGAGAGCGTTGACAAGGAGATGCGGGTATTGGTGGGACGCATTGTATCTTGGATGACCATGTACTTGACCGACCACCTAGATCCCTGGATCCAGGAGAATGGCGGATGG GAGCGGTTTGTGGACCTCTACGGGAACGATGCTGCTGCCGAGGTGAGGAAGGGCCAGGAGACCTTCAACAAATGGCTCCTGACCGGGGCGACGGTGGCAGGAGTGCTTCTGCTGGGATCCCTGCTGAGCCGCAAGTGA
- the ID1 gene encoding DNA-binding protein inhibitor ID-1 yields MKVATAASSPLPAGAGGAMRAVRPGEAARCGPGPGVSPGAAEQAAAALLYDMKGCYSRLRALVPTLPRHRRVSKVELLQHVIDYIWDLQLALQRGPPRPAAAGDPPEAPCMPAADRILCR; encoded by the exons ATGAAGGTCGCCACCGCCGCTTCCTCGCCGCTGCCCGCGGGCGCCGGCGGCGCGATGAGGGCGGTGAGGCCCGGGGAGGCCGCTCgctgcgggccgggcccgggggtgTCCCCGGGGGCGGCGGAGCAGGCGGCCGCCGCGCTGCTGTACGACATGAAGGGCTGCTACTCGCGGCTGCGGGCGCTGGTCCCGACGCTGCCGCGGCACCGGCGGGTCTCCAAggtggagctgctgcagcacgtcATCGACTACATCTGGGACCTGCAGCTCGCGCTGCAGCgcggacccccccgccccgccgccgccggggaccCCCCCGAG GCTCCGTGCATGCCCGCTGCCGACCGCATCCTGTGCCGCTGA